The following proteins are encoded in a genomic region of Bacillus sp. Marseille-Q1617:
- a CDS encoding zinc metallopeptidase produces the protein MSFLIYFLLIALIPIWAQMRVKSTFKKYSRVATTSGMTGREMARKILDENGLFDVKVVEGRGFLSDHYNPISKTVALSPDNYHGHSVAGAAVAAHEVGHAIQDAESYAFLRFRHALVPVANIGSNMSWIFLLIGMFTQMTGMFLLGIILMAAGVVFQLITLPVEFNASSRAMNQIVTLGLIRNEEERHAKKVLNAAAMTYVAAAAVAVIELLRLVLIFTGMQGED, from the coding sequence ATGAGTTTCCTAATATACTTTTTACTCATTGCCCTAATACCCATATGGGCGCAAATGCGTGTGAAAAGTACATTTAAAAAATACTCGAGAGTGGCTACAACATCGGGTATGACCGGCAGGGAAATGGCCAGAAAGATATTGGATGAGAATGGCCTATTTGATGTGAAGGTAGTGGAGGGAAGAGGGTTTCTTAGTGATCACTACAATCCGATTTCAAAAACAGTAGCATTATCACCTGATAATTATCATGGTCATTCAGTTGCGGGTGCAGCAGTGGCAGCCCATGAGGTAGGCCACGCAATCCAAGACGCTGAAAGCTATGCGTTCCTTCGGTTCCGACATGCTTTGGTGCCGGTCGCCAATATCGGTTCGAATATGTCGTGGATATTCCTGCTCATCGGAATGTTTACTCAAATGACAGGGATGTTCCTTCTGGGAATCATTTTGATGGCGGCAGGTGTGGTTTTCCAATTAATCACTCTTCCTGTTGAATTCAATGCATCATCCCGTGCGATGAATCAAATCGTGACACTGGGATTGATCCGGAATGAAGAAGAGCGGCATGCAAAGAAAGTACTGAATGCAGCAGCGATGACATACGTGGCAGCAGCGGCTGTGGCTGTAATCGAACTGTTAAGACTTGTATTGATCTTTACAGGTATGCAGGGTGAAGATTGA
- a CDS encoding YitT family protein, translated as MLELRLKNIFFILLGSAIFAFGLVHFNMQNELAEGGFTGITLILYFLLNIDPSYSNLALNLPLFFIGWKLLGKKAFYYTVIGTVSLSVFLWIFQRYQMEIHLEDDLFLVALFAGVFIGIGLGIIFRYGGTTGGVDIIARLVHKYIGWSMGKTMFMFDAVVIIASLITYLEYREAMYTLVAVFVAAKVIDFMQEGAYSARGAMIISDHHEEIAGVINEKMDRGVTVLRGHGSFTKQDREVLYCVVGKNEIVRLKNIITAVDPHAFVSVTVVHDVLGEGFTLDADKNPLHD; from the coding sequence ATGCTTGAATTACGTTTGAAAAACATCTTTTTTATCTTATTAGGTTCAGCCATTTTTGCTTTTGGCCTTGTTCACTTCAATATGCAGAATGAGCTTGCCGAGGGCGGATTTACGGGTATTACTTTGATTCTTTATTTCCTATTGAATATCGATCCTTCCTATTCTAACCTTGCCCTCAATTTACCTCTGTTTTTTATCGGTTGGAAGCTCCTTGGAAAGAAGGCTTTTTATTACACCGTGATCGGGACTGTAAGTTTATCTGTATTCCTATGGATTTTTCAACGATATCAAATGGAGATACATCTTGAGGATGACTTATTTCTTGTAGCATTATTTGCAGGTGTCTTCATCGGAATCGGTTTAGGGATCATTTTCAGATATGGAGGCACGACCGGCGGTGTTGATATTATCGCCAGATTAGTTCATAAATACATAGGCTGGAGTATGGGGAAAACGATGTTTATGTTCGATGCCGTGGTCATCATCGCCTCCCTTATCACTTACCTGGAATATAGAGAAGCAATGTACACACTAGTGGCTGTATTCGTCGCTGCAAAAGTCATAGACTTCATGCAGGAGGGTGCCTATTCTGCGCGCGGGGCTATGATCATTTCTGATCATCATGAAGAAATAGCTGGTGTGATTAATGAAAAAATGGACCGTGGGGTTACGGTTTTAAGAGGTCACGGCTCCTTTACAAAGCAGGACCGTGAAGTACTCTATTGTGTGGTGGGCAAAAATGAAATCGTGCGGCTTAAAAATATCATTACAGCTGTAGACCCCCATGCCTTTGTCTCTGTTACCGTCGTTCATGACGTACTTGGGGAAGGGTTCACATTGGATGCAGACAAAAATCCACTTCACGACTAG
- a CDS encoding nucleotide pyrophosphohydrolase: MANKKSMDQLQSEVDQYISQFKEGYFSPLAMMARLTEELGELAREINHYYGEKPKKHTEKEKTVEEELGDVLFVLICLANSLDISLEEAHKRVMHKFSTRDKDRWTRKEEGDEGYGTN; the protein is encoded by the coding sequence ATGGCGAACAAAAAATCAATGGATCAATTGCAATCTGAAGTTGATCAATACATAAGTCAATTCAAAGAAGGCTATTTCAGCCCGTTGGCGATGATGGCCAGATTAACTGAAGAGCTGGGAGAACTTGCAAGGGAAATTAACCATTATTATGGTGAAAAGCCCAAGAAACATACAGAAAAAGAAAAAACGGTGGAAGAAGAACTTGGCGATGTTTTATTTGTTCTCATCTGCCTTGCTAATTCTCTGGATATCAGTCTGGAAGAAGCTCATAAGCGGGTGATGCATAAGTTCTCTACTCGCGATAAAGATCGTTGGACAAGAAAAGAAGAAGGAGATGAAGGATATGGAACAAATTAA
- the dapB gene encoding 4-hydroxy-tetrahydrodipicolinate reductase, with translation MEQIKVAIAGPRGRMGKEAVELVQHTSHFTLISVIDHKGEANLDVPVYKEIAECFRAETPHVLIDLTTPEVGYLHTKTALEYGVRPVVGTTGFTAEELNELKELAESKKLGCIIAPNFAIGAVLMMKFSQMAAKYFDDIEIIELHHDQKLDAPSGTAVKTAEMIKEVREAKTQGHPNEKETLTGARGANIDGMHIHSVRLPGLIAHQQVMFGAEGQTLTVRHDSYNRASFMSGVKVSVDTVMSLDTLVYGLENILD, from the coding sequence ATGGAACAAATTAAGGTCGCCATTGCAGGCCCAAGGGGGAGAATGGGGAAGGAAGCGGTTGAACTCGTTCAACATACCTCGCATTTCACGTTGATTAGTGTGATTGACCATAAAGGGGAGGCAAATCTTGACGTTCCTGTTTATAAAGAAATAGCAGAATGCTTCCGGGCGGAAACACCACATGTCCTGATCGATCTAACCACGCCGGAAGTCGGTTACCTGCATACGAAAACGGCCCTGGAATACGGTGTAAGACCGGTTGTCGGGACCACAGGCTTTACGGCAGAGGAACTGAATGAACTAAAGGAGCTTGCGGAATCAAAGAAGTTGGGCTGCATCATTGCGCCAAATTTTGCCATTGGAGCGGTTTTGATGATGAAGTTTTCGCAGATGGCCGCAAAATACTTTGATGACATTGAAATCATTGAACTCCATCATGATCAAAAACTCGATGCTCCCTCGGGGACAGCGGTAAAAACAGCTGAGATGATTAAAGAAGTAAGGGAAGCGAAGACACAGGGACACCCTAATGAAAAAGAAACCCTAACTGGTGCAAGGGGAGCCAATATTGACGGTATGCATATCCATAGTGTCAGACTGCCCGGTTTAATTGCCCATCAACAGGTAATGTTCGGTGCTGAAGGACAGACCCTGACCGTGCGTCATGATTCATATAATAGAGCAAGCTTCATGTCTGGAGTAAAGGTATCAGTCGATACGGTCATGTCTCTCGATACTTTAGTGTATGGACTGGAAAATATTTTGGATTAG
- the mgsA gene encoding methylglyoxal synthase yields the protein MNIALIAHDKKKDDLIRFVLAYKPVIEKHSLFATGTTGKRISEETGLSVHRFRSGPLGGDQEIGAYIANDKMDLVLFFRDPLTAQPHEPDVSALIRLCDVYSVPLATNMGTAEVLVKGLERGDIEWRGVKKERED from the coding sequence ATGAATATCGCTTTGATTGCTCATGATAAAAAAAAGGATGACTTAATCCGCTTCGTTTTGGCATATAAACCGGTTATTGAGAAGCATTCTCTCTTTGCTACAGGTACTACAGGAAAGAGAATTTCCGAAGAAACCGGATTATCCGTTCATCGTTTCCGCTCAGGACCGTTAGGAGGAGATCAGGAAATCGGGGCATATATAGCCAATGACAAAATGGATCTTGTCCTGTTTTTCAGAGATCCGTTAACAGCACAGCCTCACGAGCCTGATGTTTCAGCCCTGATTAGACTGTGTGACGTATATTCTGTCCCGCTGGCGACTAATATGGGAACAGCAGAAGTATTGGTGAAAGGGCTGGAAAGAGGAGATATAGAGTGGAGAGGCGTAAAGAAAGAAAGGGAGGATTAA
- the bshB1 gene encoding bacillithiol biosynthesis deacetylase BshB1: MQVDILAFGAHADDVEIGMGGTLAKYAEAGKKIVICDLTQAELSSNGSVSIRKREAMDAARLLGVMERVTLDIPDRGVTLTDENISKVVEVIRKFKPKAVFAPFEQDRHPDHGNASRLVKEAYFSSGIRKFNPATTVHKPANLYFYIINGFHRPHFVVNIEHHIEAKLHSLRAYESQFNKGKDGVSTPLTVDYIEAVEARERMMGKDAGLRYAEGFFSYNTLILHQDLLGE, translated from the coding sequence ATGCAAGTAGATATCCTTGCCTTTGGTGCACATGCCGACGATGTTGAAATCGGCATGGGAGGGACACTGGCTAAATATGCAGAAGCCGGAAAGAAGATTGTCATATGCGACCTGACCCAAGCGGAACTTTCATCCAACGGTTCAGTATCCATAAGGAAACGTGAAGCAATGGATGCGGCCAGGCTTCTTGGGGTAATGGAGAGAGTGACACTTGATATACCGGACCGGGGTGTCACCCTCACAGATGAAAATATTTCAAAAGTGGTGGAAGTCATTAGAAAATTCAAGCCGAAAGCTGTATTTGCGCCATTTGAGCAGGACCGTCATCCTGATCACGGAAATGCATCACGGTTAGTGAAAGAGGCTTATTTTTCTTCGGGTATTAGAAAATTCAATCCTGCAACAACTGTCCATAAACCGGCCAATCTTTATTTTTATATCATTAATGGTTTTCACCGACCTCATTTTGTCGTAAATATTGAACATCATATAGAAGCGAAGCTGCATAGCTTGCGCGCATATGAAAGTCAGTTTAATAAAGGTAAAGACGGTGTATCCACACCTCTGACCGTTGATTACATAGAAGCAGTTGAAGCAAGGGAAAGAATGATGGGAAAAGACGCAGGATTACGTTACGCTGAAGGGTTCTTCTCCTATAACACGCTCATTCTGCATCAAGACTTGTTAGGAGAATAA
- the bshA gene encoding N-acetyl-alpha-D-glucosaminyl L-malate synthase BshA, with protein sequence MKLRIGITCYPTVGGSGVVATELGKLLAEKGHEIHFITSSIPFRINKMYHNIYFHQVEVNQYSVFQYPPYDIALANKMAEIINREKLDILHVHYAIPHAVCAILGKQMADRDVKIVTTLHGTDITVLGYDPSLTGAIRFGIEKSDVVTAVSNALVDQTHELIRPDKEIKTVYNFIDERVYRHIDSSHLRKEYGIDADEKVVIHVSNFRGVKRVKDVVSSFNLIRKEIPAKLLLVGDGPEMTVVCRQVKELGLKDRVLFLGKQDNLEELYSISDLKLLLSEKESFGLVALEAMACGVPAIGTDVGGIPEVIDDGFNGYICKVGDVDTVASRAIHLLNDEKLHGTLSANALETARTKFHSKKILEQYELIYKELI encoded by the coding sequence ATGAAATTAAGAATAGGAATCACATGCTACCCTACAGTTGGAGGGTCTGGAGTTGTAGCCACAGAACTAGGGAAACTGCTGGCTGAAAAAGGACATGAAATTCATTTCATAACATCCAGCATCCCGTTCAGGATAAACAAAATGTATCATAATATTTATTTTCATCAGGTGGAAGTCAATCAATATTCAGTATTTCAATATCCCCCATACGATATTGCTCTTGCAAATAAAATGGCTGAAATTATCAATCGCGAGAAGTTGGATATCCTGCACGTACATTATGCCATTCCCCATGCAGTATGTGCCATATTAGGAAAGCAGATGGCGGATAGAGATGTGAAGATCGTGACTACGCTTCATGGAACGGACATAACCGTTCTTGGCTATGATCCGTCCCTGACCGGAGCAATCCGGTTTGGCATTGAAAAATCTGATGTCGTAACAGCTGTCTCAAACGCACTTGTTGATCAGACTCATGAGTTGATCCGCCCTGATAAGGAGATAAAGACGGTATACAACTTTATCGACGAAAGAGTATATCGCCATATCGATTCAAGTCATTTGCGTAAAGAATACGGCATTGACGCAGACGAAAAAGTCGTCATTCACGTCTCTAATTTCCGGGGAGTGAAAAGAGTGAAGGATGTTGTTTCTTCTTTCAACCTGATACGAAAAGAGATTCCGGCAAAGCTGCTTTTGGTAGGCGATGGTCCCGAAATGACCGTCGTGTGCAGACAGGTGAAAGAATTAGGCCTGAAGGACAGGGTATTGTTTCTTGGGAAACAGGATAATCTTGAAGAACTTTATTCGATAAGCGACTTGAAATTACTTCTTTCAGAGAAAGAAAGCTTCGGGTTGGTTGCCCTTGAAGCCATGGCTTGCGGAGTTCCGGCTATAGGCACTGATGTTGGCGGAATACCTGAAGTGATCGATGACGGCTTCAATGGCTACATTTGCAAGGTTGGAGATGTGGATACTGTTGCTTCCCGAGCGATTCATTTACTAAACGATGAGAAGCTCCACGGTACCCTTTCAGCGAATGCCCTCGAAACAGCCAGGACGAAATTCCATTCAAAAAAAATTCTAGAGCAATATGAACTCATTTACAAAGAATTAATCTAA
- a CDS encoding CCA tRNA nucleotidyltransferase, with protein MLPTIFQEAIPLLKRIEQAGFQAYFVGGSVRDYLLGRPINDVDIATSAYPEEIKHIFPRTADIGIEHGTVLVIENGGEYEITTFRTESGYGDFRRPDKVEFIRSLEGDLMRRDFTMNSLAMDAEGLIYDPFEGQEDINRKIIRTVGKAADRFSEDALRMLRGVRFVSQLGFEVETETLDALKSYSGLLSHIAVERKTMEFEKMIGGDFRGKALHLLLQTSLFEQLPGLAGQKEAIQEMAGLPALKRLNTEQIWLLFLTCIDESPADFLKSWKLPSKMIKERTKEKQILSSRTNDGWTRELLFQAGLERAINVEKVYNCIHSAASLSMAELEEQYNALPIKNRSELMVTGKDLMKWTGQKGGPWVKNTLESIEKAVLYEEISNDHETIRRWLETCNRSEKN; from the coding sequence ATGTTGCCAACGATCTTCCAGGAAGCGATTCCTCTTTTAAAAAGAATTGAACAAGCGGGGTTCCAAGCCTATTTCGTTGGTGGTTCTGTAAGGGATTACCTTCTCGGAAGACCTATTAATGATGTGGATATAGCAACTTCGGCTTACCCTGAAGAAATAAAACATATTTTCCCCCGTACAGCCGATATAGGGATCGAGCATGGAACCGTATTGGTCATTGAAAACGGCGGGGAATATGAAATCACCACCTTCAGGACCGAATCAGGGTATGGCGATTTCAGGCGCCCTGACAAAGTGGAATTCATTCGTTCTTTAGAAGGGGATCTCATGAGGCGGGATTTCACCATGAACAGTCTAGCAATGGATGCAGAAGGGTTGATCTATGATCCATTTGAAGGACAGGAAGATATCAATAGGAAGATCATCAGGACAGTGGGGAAAGCCGCAGATCGTTTTTCAGAGGATGCATTAAGGATGCTGAGGGGGGTCAGGTTTGTCAGTCAGCTGGGATTTGAGGTTGAAACGGAGACTCTGGACGCACTGAAATCCTATTCAGGGCTCCTGTCCCATATTGCAGTCGAACGAAAAACGATGGAATTCGAGAAGATGATAGGCGGGGATTTCAGGGGAAAGGCTTTGCATCTCTTACTGCAAACCTCATTATTTGAACAACTCCCGGGGCTGGCCGGACAGAAAGAAGCGATTCAGGAAATGGCCGGCCTTCCTGCTTTGAAACGTTTGAATACTGAACAAATATGGCTCCTCTTCCTAACCTGCATAGATGAAAGTCCAGCGGATTTCTTGAAATCGTGGAAACTGCCTTCAAAGATGATCAAGGAACGGACGAAAGAAAAGCAGATTCTCTCCAGCCGGACAAATGATGGCTGGACAAGAGAACTGCTATTCCAAGCTGGTTTAGAAAGAGCGATCAACGTGGAAAAAGTATATAACTGCATTCATTCTGCTGCATCTTTATCAATGGCAGAATTAGAGGAGCAATATAACGCTCTGCCCATTAAGAACCGCAGCGAATTAATGGTGACAGGAAAGGACCTGATGAAGTGGACCGGGCAGAAAGGCGGACCTTGGGTGAAAAATACTCTTGAGAGTATCGAAAAGGCCGTTTTATATGAGGAAATAAGTAATGATCATGAAACGATAAGGAGGTGGCTGGAAACATGCAATCGATCAGAAAAAAACTGA
- a CDS encoding biotin--[acetyl-CoA-carboxylase] ligase — protein sequence MQSIRKKLIQAFSESNGEFLSGQALADIAGCSRTAIWKHIEELRKEGFKLEAVRKKGYRIIDTPDSVTENKIRLGLQTSTLGQVIHYEASVPSTQKIAHDLAGNGAVEGTLVIADEQTAGRGRLMREWHSSSGSGIWMSLILKPLLPPQKAPQFTLITAVAVVQAIEEVTELQPQIKWPNDILINGKKVTGILTELQAESDKINSIIIGIGMNVNHTIDHFPDEIRSIATSLAIEHGAQLSRAKVVQTILERMESLYSLYMKEGFTPIKLLWESYAVSIGKRIRARTINGTIEGTALGITADGVLKIEDHAGIVHQIYSADIEVNI from the coding sequence ATGCAATCGATCAGAAAAAAACTGATTCAGGCATTTTCAGAATCCAATGGTGAATTTTTATCAGGACAGGCACTCGCAGATATTGCCGGATGTTCCCGTACAGCAATTTGGAAGCATATCGAGGAACTGAGGAAAGAAGGTTTTAAATTGGAGGCCGTCCGCAAAAAAGGCTATCGAATCATCGATACACCAGACAGTGTGACAGAAAATAAAATACGCCTGGGTTTACAGACTTCAACGTTGGGTCAAGTCATTCATTATGAGGCATCAGTACCAAGCACTCAAAAGATTGCCCATGACTTAGCGGGAAATGGAGCCGTTGAAGGAACCCTTGTCATTGCAGACGAACAGACTGCGGGAAGAGGGAGGCTTATGCGGGAATGGCATTCTTCCTCTGGAAGCGGCATTTGGATGAGTTTAATATTGAAACCTCTCCTCCCGCCGCAAAAAGCACCGCAATTCACATTGATCACAGCAGTGGCGGTTGTCCAGGCAATCGAGGAAGTGACAGAGCTGCAGCCTCAGATCAAGTGGCCGAATGATATCTTGATAAATGGAAAGAAAGTGACTGGAATCCTGACAGAATTACAAGCGGAATCGGATAAAATCAATTCCATCATCATCGGAATCGGAATGAATGTGAATCATACGATTGATCATTTCCCTGATGAAATCCGCTCCATTGCTACTTCGCTTGCAATCGAACATGGTGCACAGCTGTCGAGGGCGAAAGTCGTCCAGACAATATTAGAAAGAATGGAGTCACTCTATTCCCTTTATATGAAAGAAGGGTTCACTCCTATCAAACTTCTGTGGGAAAGCTATGCTGTTTCCATAGGAAAAAGAATAAGGGCGCGTACCATCAATGGAACCATTGAAGGGACAGCGTTGGGAATTACAGCAGATGGAGTATTGAAGATTGAAGATCATGCGGGTATCGTGCATCAAATCTATTCCGCAGATATCGAAGTGAATATCTAA
- the panB gene encoding 3-methyl-2-oxobutanoate hydroxymethyltransferase, with amino-acid sequence MKQTTDFLRMKKESEKITMLTAYDYPSAKLAQEAGIDLILVGDSLGMVVLGYDSTVPVTVEDMIHHTKAAKRGAPHTFVVTDMPFMTYHLSRDETLKTAARIMQESGANAVKVEGAGLVIERIQSMTGAGIPVMAHLGLTPQSVGVLGGYKVQGKTAHSAQTLLEDAIKCEEAGAFSIVLECVPKQLAKEVSEAVNIPVIGIGAGNETDGQVLVFHDLVTYGVGRVPKFVKQYSNISDTVTASIVNYIEDVKSGSFPEEKHSFTMREEELQMLYGGSKK; translated from the coding sequence ATGAAACAGACGACTGATTTTTTAAGAATGAAGAAGGAATCGGAGAAGATAACGATGCTTACAGCCTACGATTATCCGAGTGCCAAGTTAGCTCAAGAAGCCGGGATTGATTTGATATTAGTCGGTGATTCTCTCGGCATGGTCGTATTGGGCTATGATTCGACTGTTCCTGTGACGGTTGAAGATATGATTCATCACACGAAAGCAGCCAAAAGAGGTGCACCCCATACGTTCGTCGTTACCGACATGCCTTTTATGACCTATCATCTTTCAAGGGATGAGACATTAAAAACGGCAGCAAGGATCATGCAGGAAAGCGGTGCAAATGCGGTAAAAGTGGAAGGGGCCGGACTTGTGATCGAACGAATACAATCGATGACGGGCGCTGGTATACCGGTGATGGCTCATTTAGGGTTGACTCCGCAGTCAGTTGGCGTTCTGGGAGGTTACAAGGTACAGGGGAAGACGGCTCATTCAGCGCAAACGCTCCTTGAGGATGCGATAAAGTGTGAAGAGGCCGGGGCATTTTCCATCGTACTCGAATGTGTACCCAAACAATTGGCTAAAGAGGTTTCGGAAGCTGTGAACATCCCTGTAATCGGAATAGGGGCAGGCAATGAAACGGATGGCCAGGTCCTTGTCTTCCATGACCTTGTCACTTACGGAGTCGGCAGGGTGCCGAAGTTTGTCAAACAATACAGCAATATTTCTGATACTGTCACAGCAAGTATCGTGAACTATATAGAAGATGTAAAGAGTGGAAGTTTCCCAGAAGAGAAGCACTCTTTTACTATGAGGGAAGAAGAATTACAAATGCTTTATGGAGGAAGTAAAAAGTGA
- the panC gene encoding pantoate--beta-alanine ligase has protein sequence MSNLHTLREEIHHHKRSNDSIGFVPTMGYLHEGHLTLVEKARKHNDIVVMSIFVNPLQFGPNEDFDRYPRDIERDRKLAENSGVDILFMPDAEDMYPGTLSTTMNVTARVDVLCGKKREGHFDGVVTVLTKLFHLVQPDRAYFGLKDAQQIAVVEGLVEDYFFPVEIVRVPTVREEDGLAKSSRNVYLSEKERNEAPALYKSLQEAKNMIESREMDRDSIISEVMEFIHSRTSGRVEYVEVHSFPTLAPLERLTGEIIVAIAVKFQKARLIDNIIISLDKKEKSACLEQ, from the coding sequence ATATCGAACCTGCATACACTCCGTGAGGAAATCCATCATCATAAACGATCAAATGACTCAATAGGATTCGTCCCGACGATGGGATACCTCCATGAAGGACACCTCACTCTTGTAGAGAAAGCAAGAAAACACAATGATATCGTTGTTATGAGTATCTTCGTGAACCCCTTGCAATTCGGTCCGAATGAAGATTTCGATCGTTATCCGAGAGACATTGAGCGTGACCGGAAACTTGCAGAAAATAGTGGGGTTGACATCTTGTTCATGCCGGATGCTGAAGATATGTATCCTGGAACGTTATCTACCACGATGAATGTAACGGCGCGTGTGGATGTGCTTTGCGGAAAGAAACGGGAGGGCCACTTTGACGGCGTTGTCACCGTATTGACAAAGCTCTTTCACTTAGTGCAGCCGGATAGGGCGTATTTCGGACTGAAGGATGCCCAGCAGATAGCAGTGGTCGAGGGTCTCGTTGAGGATTATTTCTTTCCTGTGGAAATTGTAAGGGTGCCCACTGTCAGGGAGGAAGACGGATTGGCAAAAAGTTCACGGAATGTCTACTTATCCGAAAAAGAAAGAAACGAAGCGCCTGCTCTTTATAAGAGTCTGCAAGAAGCGAAGAATATGATTGAATCACGTGAAATGGACAGGGATTCCATCATTTCAGAGGTCATGGAGTTCATTCATAGCAGGACATCAGGAAGAGTCGAGTATGTGGAGGTTCATTCATTTCCGACGCTGGCCCCTTTAGAAAGATTAACAGGCGAGATCATCGTTGCAATCGCAGTAAAATTCCAAAAAGCAAGATTAATCGACAATATAATCATTTCATTGGACAAAAAGGAGAAATCAGCATGTTTAGAACAATGA
- the panD gene encoding aspartate 1-decarboxylase: MFRTMMNGKIHRARVTEANLDYVGSITIDQDILDRVDMMANEKVQIVNNNNGARLETYIIPGERGSGVICLNGAAARLVQKGDVVIIISYKLVAEEKVSSHVPKVAIMNEHNQIMEMLGTEPEATIY; encoded by the coding sequence ATGTTTAGAACAATGATGAATGGTAAGATTCACAGAGCCCGCGTGACAGAGGCAAACCTGGATTATGTAGGGAGTATCACAATCGATCAGGATATCCTGGACCGAGTGGACATGATGGCTAATGAAAAAGTACAAATCGTCAATAACAATAATGGAGCAAGACTCGAGACTTATATCATACCAGGGGAAAGAGGGAGCGGTGTCATTTGCCTGAACGGCGCCGCAGCAAGACTCGTCCAAAAAGGGGACGTAGTCATCATCATCTCGTATAAACTGGTCGCAGAGGAAAAGGTAAGCAGTCATGTACCGAAAGTGGCCATCATGAATGAACACAACCAAATCATGGAAATGCTCGGAACCGAGCCGGAAGCGACGATCTATTAA